A window of Chaetodon auriga isolate fChaAug3 chromosome 2, fChaAug3.hap1, whole genome shotgun sequence contains these coding sequences:
- the kbtbd12 gene encoding kelch repeat and BTB domain-containing protein 12, with translation MDLTAKHGLVLLDQLRKMRETEHLTDVVLVAEGISFPCHRVVLAAFSPYFRVMFTCGLRECNNREIFLRDTPAESLALLLNYMYCSDLPLTNANVQGISVAAFLLQMDDVFSRCQQHMTENMDASNCLGVYYFARDLGAEDLADHAQRFLRQHFVQVCHDEEVLELEAHQLGKLLSSDDLNVSREETILDVVLRWVKHSTLTDGEVRMLHLPELLRKVRLPLINPDYLKEVMKRNTALLADAECLELLSEALEATAMHPSAAPRKLKLRYGMETTDLLLCVGNDSGGIRSRYGSYAESSFCYAPSTGRTYYITSPRYGEALGYVCAGVVTERNDIIVAGEASARRMARQKDTNVEIHRYKVEAQGSWERLTSAEYRDSYALGSLGDTLYLLGGLMKLKNQLLITNCVERWSLQGGPWRSAAPLPLPLAYHSVVRMKDRLYVMGGRTPQSYRMDDEPDRLSNHLLEYDPNTNKWTQLGPMKYSKYRCSAVVLNGEIFVLGGIGCEGVDRGQSRHCLDAVEIYNPDGDYWRDGPPLPCPQLSLRTTGPNAGVVGGKIYVCGYYKAADRHEDITKDILELDPWENRWTVVARRVVMHDNYDVCLVANLNPRALVSPPADLVKL, from the exons ATGGATCTTACAGCCAAACATGGGCTGGTGCTGCTCGACCAGCtgaggaagatgagagagacGGAGCATCTGACAGATGTGGTACTGGTTGCTGAGGGCATCAGCTTTCCCTGTCACCGGGTTGTTCTGGCCGCCTTCAGCCCATACTTTCGTGTTATGTTCACATGCGGCCTGCGTGAGTGCAACAACAGAGAAATCTTCCTGCGTGACACCCCTGCAGAGAGCCTGGCCCTCCTCTTGAACTACATGTACTGCTCAGATCTTCCTCTCACTAACGCCAATGTACAAGGCATCTCTGTTGCAGCTTTTCTCCTGCAGATGGATGACGTCTTCAGTCGCTGTCAGCAGCACATGACCGAGAACATGGATGCCTCCAACTGCCTTGGTGTGTATTACTTTGCTCGTGACCTCGGTGCAGAGGACCTGGCTGACCATGCTCAGCGCTTCTTGAGGCAGCACTTTGTCCAAGTCTGCCACGATGAGGAGGTCCTGGAGCTGGAGGCCCATCAGCTGGGAAAGCTCCTGTCTTCTGATGACCTTAATGTTTCTAGAGAAGAGACCATCCTGGATGTGGTCCTTCGCTGGGTCAAACACAGCACTCTTACAGATGGAGAGGTCCGTATGCTGCACCTTCCAGAGCTCCTGAGGAAGGTCCGTCTGCCACTGATAAACCCTGACTATTTGAAAGAGGTGATGAAAAGGAACACAGCCCTGCTGGCTGATGCTGAATgtctggagctgctcagtgaagCATTGGAGGCCACGGCAATGCATCCCTCAGCTGCACCACGCAAACTAAAGCTGCGGTACGGCATGGAGACCACagatctgctgctctgtgtcggCAATGACAGCGGCGGGATTAGGTCAAGATACGGCAGCTATGCTGAAAGCAGCTTTTGCTATGCTCCATCCACAGGACGGACCTACTATATCACTTCACCTCGCTATGGAGAGGCTCTGGGGTATGTGTGCGCCGGGGTTGTAACTGAAAGAAATGACATCATAGTGGCAGGAGAGGCAAGTGCACGCAGAATGGCCAGGCAGAAGGACACAAATGTTGAGATTCACAG GTACAAAGTAGAGGCGCAAGGAAGCTGGGAGCGCCTGACATCAGCGGAGTACCGTGACTCTTACGCTCTGGGGTCACTGGGTGACACTCTGTACCTGCTGGGTGggctgatgaagctgaagaaccAGCTTCTCATCACTAACTGTGTGGAGCGCTGGTCTCTGCAGGGCGGACCCTGGCGCAGTGCAGCACCACTGCCTTTGCCTTTGGCCTATCACAGCGTGGTCAGAATGAAAGACCGCCTCTATGTGATGGGAGGTCGAACACCACAG TCATATCGGATGGATGATGAGCCTGACCGTCTCAGTAACCACCTCCTGGAGTACGATCCAAACACAAATAAGTGGACACAGTTAGGTCCCATGAAGTACTCCAAGTACCGCTGCAGTGCTGTTGTACTCAATGGGGAAATCTTTGTGCTGG GAGGTATTGGATGTGAAGGTGTAGACCGCGGGCAATCACGCCACTGCCTTGACGCAGTGGAGATCTACAACCCAGATGGAGATTACTGGAGGGACGGACCTCCTCTTCCATGTCCACAACTCTCGCTGCGCACCACTGGCCCTAACGCAGGAGTGGTGGGAGGCAAGATTTACGTGTGTGGATACTACAAAGCAGCAG ATCGTCATGAGGATAtaacaaaagacattttggagCTGGACCCCTGGGAGAACCGCTGGACAGTAGTGGCTCGGCGCGTTGTGATGCACGACAACTATGACGTCTGCTTAGTGGCAAATCTCAACCCAAGGGCACTTGTGTCCCCACCTGCAGACTTAGTTAAACTGTGA
- the c2h1orf159 gene encoding uncharacterized protein C1orf159 homolog — MALSFLLVLAATVILIRPETPVTKALHQSSLECCGEKQRVNNSCSNDTHCEPGCFLRVLENSNTVCIFCDSAAVDLENITVCTYNYTVERKNHTTVTTVIPKIGGPGVAASLLLGTLLISLFLILSVASFFYLKRSNRLPSIFYRRNKAFIFQPSETAVMIPSSSVRKPRYVRRERPSATSTLNSATVPTTSTTQDYNV, encoded by the exons ATGGCTCTGTCATTCCTTTTGGTCTTGGCTGCGACTGTGATTCTTATCAGACCCGAGACACCTGTAACAAAG GCCCTGCATCAGAGCTCACTTGAGTGCTGCGGCGAGAAACAAAGAGTGAACAATTCATGTTCAAACGACACTCACTGTGAACCAG GATGCTTCTTGCGTGTCCTTGAGAACAGCAACACCGTTTGCATATTCTGTGACTCAGCAGCTGTGGATTTGGAGAACATAACAGTCTGCACCTACA ACTATACAGTGGAGAGGAAAAATCACACAACTGTAACTACTGTCATTCCTAAAATTG GAGGGCCCGGTGTGGCAGCGTCTCTTCTTCTGGGAACACTGTTGATCAGCCTGTTCCTGATCCTCTCCGTTGCCTCCTTTTTCTACCTCAAACGCTCCAACAGACTCCCGAGCATCTTCTACCGCCGCAACAAGG CCTTCATATTCCAACCAAGTGAGACA GCTGTTATGATCCCATCTTCGTCAG TGAGGAAGCCAAGATATGTCAGAAGGGAGCGGCCCTCTGCAACATCAACACTGAACAGTGCCACCGTACCCACCACATCCACCACTCAAGACTATAATGTGTag